One window of the Mixophyes fleayi isolate aMixFle1 chromosome 6, aMixFle1.hap1, whole genome shotgun sequence genome contains the following:
- the EMG1 gene encoding ribosomal RNA small subunit methyltransferase NEP1: MMAALREGTRLGDEETPRGPAAKRGRQKRLIVLLEGASLETVRVGKTYELLNCDQHKSILVKNGKDPGTVRPDITHQCLLMLLDSPLNRAGLLQVYIHTQRNVLIEVNPQTRIPRTFPRFCGLMVQLLHKLSVRAADGPQKLLKVIKNPLTDHLPVGCVKLSTSFQGESVACVRDLVPPEEPTLIVVGAFAHGALNVDFTERSVSISQYPLSAALTCAKVCTAFEEVWGVL; this comes from the exons ATGATGGCGGCGCTCAGGGAAGGCACGCGACTCGGGGATGAGGAGACCCCGAGAGGGCCGGCAGCGAAGCGGGGGAGACAGAAGCGGCTCATAGTGTTACTGGAGGGGGCGAGCCTGGAGACCGTGCGG GTGGGGAAAACATACGAGCTTCTAAATTGTGACCAACATAAATCCATATTGGTGAAGAATGGGAAAGACCCAGGGACGGTCCGGCCGGACATTACGCACCAG TGTTTGCTAATGCTGCTAGACAGCCCTCTGAACCGGGCTGGGCTGTTACAAGTCTATATCCACACACAGAGGAACGTCCTGATTGAGGTGAATCCTCAGACGCGTATCCCCCGAACCTTCCCTCGATTCTGTGGCCTGATGG TACAACTGCTGCACAAACTGAGTGTTCGAGCCGCTGACGGACCCCAGAAACTTCTAAAG GTTATTAAGAACCCGCTGACAGATCACCTCCCTGTGGGCTGTGTGAAGTTGTCGACCTCGTTTCAAGGAGAGAGCGTGGCGTGTGTGCGAGATCTGGTGCCTCCCGAGGAGCCGACGCTGATTGTGGTGGGAGCATTCGCTCATGGCGCG CTTAACGTGGATTTTACAGAGCGCAGCGTGTCCATCAGCCAGTACCCTCTGTCCGCAGCCCTCACCTGCGCCAAGGTCTGCACGGCCTTCGAGGAGGTCTGGGGGGTGTTGTAG
- the PHB2 gene encoding prohibitin-2 has translation MAQNLKDFAGRLPAGPRGLGTGLKLLLGAGAVGYAIKESLFTVEGGQRAIFFNRIGGVQKDTILSEGLHFRVPWFQYPIIYDIRAKPRKISSPTGSKDLQMVNITLRVLSRPLASALPQTYQRLGLDYDERVLPSIVNEVLKSVVAKFNASQLITQRAQVSLLIRRELTERAKDFNLIMDDVAITELSFSAQYTAAVESKQVAQQEAQRAQFLVEKAKQDQKHKIVQAEGEAAAAKMIGDALSKNPGYLKLRRIRAAQGIAKTIAASQNRVYLNADSLILNLQDNTFTR, from the exons ATGGCTCAAAACTTGAAGGACTTTGCCGGCCGTCTCCCTGCTGGACCCCGGGGTCTGGGGACAGGGCTGAAGCTGCTGCTGGGAGCTGGTGCTGTGGGTTATGCAATAAAGGAGTCTTTGTTCACAG TGGAGGGAGGTCAGAGAGCCATTTTCTTCAACCGCATCGGTGGGGTTCAGAAGGACACCATCCTCTCTGAGGGGCTTCATTTCAG ggtCCCTTGGTTCCAGTATCCAATTATCTATGATATCCGTGCAAAACCCAGAAAAATCTCCTCCCCAACTGGGTCCAAAG ATCTGCAGATGGTGAACATCACGCTGCGTGTCCTCTCTCGCCCCCTCGCCTCGGCACTTCCCCAGACGTACCAGCGGCTCGGCCTGGACTATGATGAGAGAGTTCTGCCCTCCATCGTTAATGAAGTCCTGAAGAGCGTGGTGGCAAAATTCAATGCGTCCCAACTTATTACACAGAGAGCTCAG GTTTCCCTGCTGATCCGCCGTGAGCTAACAGAACGAGCGAAGGACTTCAATCTGATCATGGATGACGTGGCCATCACGGAGCTCAGCTTCAGCGCTCAGTACACGGCAGCCGTAGAGTCCAAGCAAGTGG CCCAGCAAGAGGCGCAGCGAGCGCAGTTTCTGGTGGAGAAAGCCAAGCAGGATCAGAAACATAAGATCGTACAGGCGGAGGGAGAAGCCGCCGCCGCAAAGATG ATTGGTGATGCCCTCAGTAAAAACCCCGGATACTTAAAACTGCGACGGATTAGGGCAGCTCAGGGCATTGCAAAGACG ATCGCTGCATCCCAGAACCGTGTCTATCTGAACGCCGACAGTCTGATCCTCAACCTCCAGGATAACACATTCACCAGGTGA